A window from Falco naumanni isolate bFalNau1 chromosome 3, bFalNau1.pat, whole genome shotgun sequence encodes these proteins:
- the TMEM88B gene encoding transmembrane protein 88B → MSSQDTEDFEAENLSEKSQMISNLPPYDMDDQLLPREPRSVWCCLAWTLVVGTMNSLVFFMNLLLMFVIFTIVLLPTIVVVYFGFQCHSQVLHSAARYCKSILDDNSSSALIILGFVIMSPLIVVAMAIYCSLARRLRLCMCFQPYSRAVYKGVKWRWYEEGGLCSCAKGWNTQVKAWV, encoded by the exons atgtctAGCCAGGACACCGAGGACTTTGAAGCAGAAAACCTCTCAGAGAAGTCTCAGATGATTTCCAACCTCCCGCCATATGACATGGATGACCAGTTACTTCCCAGGGAGCCACGGAGTGTCTGGTGCTGCTTGGCATGGACCCTGGTGGTAGGCACCATGAACTCTTTGGTCTTTTTCATGAATTTGCTCCTGATGTTTGTAATCTTCACCATTGTGCTGCTTCCTACCATTGTGGTGGTTTACTTTGGCTTCCAATGCCACTCTCAG GTGCTGCACTCAGCTGCCCGCTACTGCAAAAGCATCTTGGATGACAACAGCTCTTCTGCCCTCATTATCCTTGGCTTCGTCATCATGTCCCCTCTCATTGTGGTGGCCATGGCTATCTACTGCAGCCTGGCACGGCGTCTCCGTCTCTGCATGTGCTTCCAGCCATACAGCAGGGCTGTGTACAAGGGGGTGAAATGGCGCTGGTATGAGGAGGGAGGCCTGTGCAGCTGTGCCAAGGGGTGGAACACTCAAGTCAAGGCCTGGGTGTGA
- the MRPL20 gene encoding 39S ribosomal protein L20, mitochondrial isoform X2, with amino-acid sequence MVLLSAPRWLRSRLTDRFWRVQEVLKYARHFRGRKNRCYSLAIRSVRRAFVKSTKARREKKRFLRASQVELNRKMIADLAIYEPKTFKSLAALAQRRRQEGFLAALGDGKEPEGIFSRIVHHC; translated from the exons ATGGTGCTGCTGAGCGCGCCGCGCTGGCTCCGCAGCCGCCTCACCGACCGCTTCTGGAGGGTGCAGGAGGTGCTCAAGTATGCGCGG cattttcgTGGCAGGAAGAACCGCTGCTATAGCCTGGCTATACGAAGCGTTCGGAGAGCTTTTGTGAAGTCTACAAAGGccagaagagagaagaagagaTTTCTAAGAGCG TCCCAGGTGGAGCTGAATAGGAAAATGATTGCTGATTTGGCTATTTATGAGCCGAAGACGTTCAAGTCGCTAGCTGCCCTTGCCCAGAGGAGGAGACAGGAAGGCTTCCTCGCCGCCCTGGGAGATGGCAAAGAACCGGAGGGGATATTTTCACGCATCGTGCACCACTGTTGA
- the CCNL2 gene encoding cyclin-L2 isoform X4, translating into MAAGSGSAAAVVAVAGSGPAGPQAAGATAAGSAPAGGGAPVPGPGAVLIGDRLYSGVLITLENCLLPEHTLRFTPSMSSGLDPDTETELRVTGCELIQAAGILLRLPQVAMATGQVLFQRFFYTKSFVKHSMEHVSMACVHLASKIEEAPRRIRDVINVFHRLRHLREKKKPVPLILDQEYVNLKNQIIKAERRVLKELGFCVHVKHPHKIIVMYLQVLECERNQHLVQTSWVASEGK; encoded by the exons ATGGCGGCGGGGTcgggcagcgcggcggccgTGGTGGCGGTGGCAGGCAGCGGGCCGGCGGGGCCTCAGGCCGCCGGCGCTACGGCGGCGGGATCagccccggcgggcggcggtGCGCCGGTGCCGGGCCCCGGGGCGGTGCTGATCGGGGACCGCCTGTACTCGGGGGTGTTGATCACGCTGGAGAACTGCCTGCTGCCCGAGCACACGCTGCGCTTCACCCCGTCCATGAGCAGCGGGCTCGATCCCGACACCGAGACCGAGTTGCGCGTCACCGGTTGCGAGCTCATCCAGGCGGCCGGCATCCTGCTCCGGCTCCCGCAG gtTGCCATGGCTACAGGACAGGTGCTATTTCAACGCTTTTTTTATACCAAGTCTTTTGTGAAGCATTCCATGGAg CATGTGTCAATGGCCTGTGTTCATCTGGCATCCAAAATTGAAGAAGCACCAAGACGCATAAGGGATGTAATTAATGTGTTCCATCGCCTTAGACATCTacgggaaaaaaa AAAACCTGTGCCTCTAATATTGGATCAAGAATATGTGAACTTGAAGAATCAAATTATTAAGGCAGAAAGAAGAGTGTTAAAGGAGTTGGGATTTTGTGTTCATGTAAAGCACCCTCATAAG ATAATCGTTATGTACCTTCAGGTATTAGAATGTGAACGTAACCAACACCTGGTCCAGACTTCATG GGTAGCCTCTGAGGGTAAGTGA
- the MRPL20 gene encoding 39S ribosomal protein L20, mitochondrial isoform X1 — MVLLSAPRWLRSRLTDRFWRVQEVLKYARHFRGRKNRCYSLAIRSVRRAFVKSTKARREKKRFLRALWITRIEAASLEHGLKYPSFISNLLKSQVELNRKMIADLAIYEPKTFKSLAALAQRRRQEGFLAALGDGKEPEGIFSRIVHHC; from the exons ATGGTGCTGCTGAGCGCGCCGCGCTGGCTCCGCAGCCGCCTCACCGACCGCTTCTGGAGGGTGCAGGAGGTGCTCAAGTATGCGCGG cattttcgTGGCAGGAAGAACCGCTGCTATAGCCTGGCTATACGAAGCGTTCGGAGAGCTTTTGTGAAGTCTACAAAGGccagaagagagaagaagagaTTTCTAAGAGCG CTCTGGATCACTAGGATTGAAGCAGCTTCTCTTGAACATGGTTTGAAATACCCATCTTTCATAAGCAATTTACTTAAG TCCCAGGTGGAGCTGAATAGGAAAATGATTGCTGATTTGGCTATTTATGAGCCGAAGACGTTCAAGTCGCTAGCTGCCCTTGCCCAGAGGAGGAGACAGGAAGGCTTCCTCGCCGCCCTGGGAGATGGCAAAGAACCGGAGGGGATATTTTCACGCATCGTGCACCACTGTTGA